A window of the Serratia sarumanii genome harbors these coding sequences:
- the eco gene encoding serine protease inhibitor ecotin, whose product MNKASVVFSGLLMAVSAGAMAATSGDDADISKQPLEKVAPYPKAEKGMNRQVIYLPKQEHEENYKVELLIGKTLEVDCNRHMIGGTLETKTLSGWGYDYLVLEKLSEPASTMMGCPDNTKTKQFIAANLGDAAMQRYNSRLPIVVYAPKDAEVKYRIWKAEDTVSQAEQK is encoded by the coding sequence ATGAATAAGGCATCCGTTGTATTTTCCGGCCTGCTGATGGCCGTTTCCGCCGGCGCTATGGCGGCTACCTCTGGCGATGACGCGGATATCAGCAAGCAGCCGCTGGAAAAGGTCGCGCCTTACCCGAAAGCCGAGAAGGGCATGAACCGCCAGGTGATCTACCTGCCGAAGCAAGAGCACGAAGAGAACTACAAGGTGGAGCTGCTGATCGGCAAGACGCTGGAGGTGGACTGCAACCGCCACATGATCGGCGGCACGCTGGAAACCAAAACCCTGTCCGGCTGGGGCTACGATTATCTGGTGCTGGAGAAGCTCTCTGAACCGGCCTCGACCATGATGGGCTGCCCGGACAACACCAAGACCAAGCAATTCATCGCCGCCAACCTGGGCGACGCCGCGATGCAGCGCTACAACAGCCGCCTGCCGATCGTGGTGTATGCGCCGAAAGACGCGGAAGTGAAATACCGCATCTGGAAAGCCGAAGATACCGTAAGCCAGGCCGAGCAGAAGTAA
- a CDS encoding LysR family transcriptional regulator, whose protein sequence is MRQRRLPNLAVLRAFEATVRYGSVSKAAKSLNVTDGAVSRAVREFEQTLGFALFQRTSRMVHPTPQAQELASEIGRGLDNLQSAIDRACRHHQNRPLVISCEPTFLIRWLIPRLAGLQQAVGKERDLQLVSAGGAVAFSREGIDLAIRRNDFPIADDVVARPFLKERVGPVCRREHAAAGRELRGTLLHTETRPFAWRDWCAHSGFEIQPGNELRFEHFYLSLQAAVAGAGIGIGPLALVADDIVNGALVAPYGFAPDGTDYVLMTQADGQEDAIFSTVLDWLIAMGEETERAVLAGGKKA, encoded by the coding sequence GTGCGTCAACGAAGATTGCCTAACCTGGCGGTATTACGGGCTTTCGAAGCTACGGTGCGGTACGGCAGCGTGTCGAAAGCCGCCAAATCACTCAACGTCACCGACGGCGCCGTCAGCCGTGCGGTGCGCGAATTCGAGCAGACCCTGGGATTCGCGCTGTTTCAGCGCACCAGCCGCATGGTGCACCCGACGCCGCAGGCGCAAGAGCTGGCGAGCGAGATCGGCCGGGGGCTGGACAACCTGCAGTCGGCGATCGACCGCGCCTGTCGGCATCATCAGAATCGCCCGTTGGTGATCTCCTGCGAGCCGACCTTTCTGATCCGCTGGCTGATCCCGCGCCTGGCCGGTTTGCAGCAGGCGGTGGGGAAAGAGCGCGATCTGCAGCTGGTCTCCGCCGGCGGCGCCGTCGCCTTCTCGCGCGAAGGCATCGATCTGGCGATTCGCCGCAACGATTTCCCGATCGCCGACGACGTGGTCGCCCGCCCGTTCCTCAAAGAACGGGTCGGCCCGGTTTGCCGCCGGGAGCATGCCGCGGCGGGGCGTGAACTGCGCGGCACCCTGCTCCACACCGAGACGCGACCGTTCGCCTGGCGCGACTGGTGCGCCCACAGCGGCTTCGAGATCCAGCCGGGCAACGAGCTGCGTTTCGAACATTTCTATCTCAGCCTGCAGGCGGCGGTCGCCGGCGCCGGTATCGGCATCGGCCCTTTGGCGCTGGTGGCGGATGACATCGTCAACGGCGCGCTGGTGGCGCCATATGGCTTTGCGCCTGACGGGACGGATTACGTGCTGATGACCCAGGCCGACGGCCAGGAGGATGCGATATTCTCAACGGTGTTGGATTGGCTGATCGCCATGGGGGAAGAAACCGAACGGGCGGTATTGGCGGGCGGAAAGAAAGCGTAA
- a CDS encoding four-carbon acid sugar kinase family protein, protein MPAKSAKVCITFHLRVTAMIAILADDLTSALDGAAPFAARGLSACVMLRLPDAALQGAEIVAFDLDSRFVSPEQAERRFRHAAACVKPARLIYKTVDSTLRGNLGPETRGALTGSGRRLAIVAPAFPDAGRTTVGGRQYVDGVALEQTAFARDPKNPIVTSYVMERMAGLEPTRFQVFDAAGNGELDELVGRIGIAEPVVWVGSPGLAAALSRALSSEENAPPAQPPLRARKVLVAIGSLHPANDAQLASLRQAGAVLVTLPEAADPEAVAQEVRAAFARADVVCLISPRARAGAADHAAVLGAVVSRCTPAFDGLVATGGDTARRIVDAMAAGSLTLFGEVEPGVPFGLLNLPGRRLPFATKAGGFGRAGTLLNCVTRLRADREGEEQ, encoded by the coding sequence TTGCCAGCCAAATCCGCCAAAGTGTGCATCACTTTCCACTTACGGGTAACTGCGATGATTGCCATTCTCGCCGATGATCTTACCAGCGCGCTCGACGGCGCGGCCCCGTTCGCCGCGCGCGGACTGAGCGCCTGCGTCATGCTGCGCCTGCCCGATGCCGCGTTGCAGGGCGCGGAGATCGTCGCCTTCGATTTAGATTCCCGCTTCGTTTCGCCGGAGCAGGCGGAGCGGCGTTTTCGCCATGCCGCCGCCTGCGTGAAACCGGCGCGCCTCATCTACAAAACGGTGGATTCCACGCTGCGTGGCAATCTGGGGCCGGAAACGCGCGGGGCGCTGACGGGCAGCGGGCGCCGTCTCGCCATCGTCGCGCCGGCCTTCCCGGATGCCGGCCGCACCACGGTGGGCGGCCGGCAATACGTCGACGGCGTCGCGCTGGAGCAGACCGCCTTTGCGCGCGATCCGAAGAACCCGATCGTCACCAGTTACGTCATGGAGCGCATGGCGGGGCTGGAGCCGACGCGCTTTCAGGTATTCGACGCCGCAGGCAACGGCGAGCTGGATGAGCTCGTGGGGCGGATCGGCATTGCCGAACCGGTGGTGTGGGTGGGATCGCCGGGCCTGGCGGCGGCGCTGTCGCGTGCGTTGTCCTCGGAGGAGAACGCGCCGCCCGCTCAACCGCCGCTGAGAGCCCGCAAGGTGCTGGTGGCGATTGGCAGCCTGCATCCGGCGAATGACGCCCAGCTGGCAAGCCTGCGGCAGGCGGGCGCGGTGCTGGTCACGCTGCCTGAAGCGGCCGATCCCGAGGCGGTAGCGCAAGAGGTGCGAGCGGCGTTTGCGCGTGCCGATGTGGTTTGCCTGATTTCGCCCCGGGCGCGAGCGGGTGCGGCGGACCATGCCGCTGTGCTGGGCGCGGTCGTCAGCCGTTGCACGCCAGCCTTCGACGGGCTGGTGGCGACCGGCGGCGATACCGCGCGGCGCATCGTCGACGCTATGGCGGCCGGCTCATTGACGCTGTTCGGTGAGGTGGAACCCGGCGTGCCTTTCGGTTTGTTGAATCTGCCGGGCCGCAGGCTGCCGTTCGCCACCAAGGCGGGCGGTTTTGGCCGGGCCGGTACGTTGTTGAACTGCGTAACCCGGTTGCGCGCTGACCGAGAAGGAGAAGAACAATGA
- the pdxA gene encoding 4-hydroxythreonine-4-phosphate dehydrogenase PdxA, whose product MTLSTLPLAITMGDPAGIGPEIIAKLAATERLSTPYVVIGDAGALARAAASLGLTLPIRELPASLAGWDEAWRRGETAVYSAGVALPADLPLGRLDKRAGAASYAWVVAAIDLALAGRIAGIVTAPLNKEAMRLAGIDYPGHTEILAARSGTQDFAMMLANDELRVILVSIHVSLRDAIDAATVENELRAFHLAQTACRALGIAKPRIAVAGLNPHAGENGLFGREDLDVIVPAIALAREQGLDVSGPWPGDTVFMRARRGEFDIVVAQYHDQGLIPVKYLGVDHGVNVTVGLPFIRTSVDHGTAFDIAGSGRAEHASLLYAFRQAEKMLRAQ is encoded by the coding sequence ATGACCCTTTCCACCTTGCCGCTGGCGATAACGATGGGCGATCCCGCCGGCATCGGGCCGGAGATCATTGCCAAACTGGCGGCCACAGAGCGGTTGAGCACGCCTTATGTGGTGATTGGCGATGCCGGCGCACTGGCGCGCGCGGCGGCCAGTCTGGGGCTGACGCTGCCTATCCGCGAACTGCCCGCCTCGCTGGCGGGATGGGACGAAGCCTGGCGGCGGGGGGAGACCGCCGTCTATTCCGCCGGCGTTGCGCTGCCGGCGGACTTGCCCCTCGGCAGGCTCGATAAGCGCGCGGGGGCGGCGTCTTATGCCTGGGTGGTTGCCGCCATCGATCTGGCGCTGGCGGGGCGCATCGCCGGCATCGTCACTGCGCCGCTGAACAAGGAAGCGATGCGCCTGGCGGGGATCGATTATCCGGGGCACACCGAGATCCTGGCGGCGCGATCGGGCACCCAGGACTTCGCCATGATGCTGGCCAATGACGAGCTGCGGGTGATCCTGGTTTCCATTCACGTTTCGCTGCGGGACGCCATCGACGCGGCGACCGTGGAAAACGAGCTGCGCGCGTTTCATCTGGCGCAAACGGCCTGCCGGGCGTTGGGCATAGCGAAACCGCGCATTGCGGTGGCCGGCCTGAATCCGCACGCCGGTGAAAACGGCCTGTTCGGCCGCGAAGATCTTGACGTCATCGTGCCCGCCATCGCCCTGGCGCGGGAACAGGGGTTGGACGTCAGCGGCCCCTGGCCCGGCGATACCGTTTTTATGCGCGCCCGGCGCGGGGAGTTCGACATTGTGGTCGCCCAATATCACGACCAGGGCCTGATCCCGGTGAAATATCTCGGGGTGGATCACGGCGTTAACGTCACCGTCGGCCTGCCGTTTATCCGCACCTCGGTCGACCACGGTACGGCGTTCGATATCGCGGGCAGCGGACGGGCGGAACACGCCAGCCTGCTGTACGCCTTCCGGCAGGCGGAAAAAATGCTGCGCGCCCAATAA